One Arachis hypogaea cultivar Tifrunner chromosome 2, arahy.Tifrunner.gnm2.J5K5, whole genome shotgun sequence genomic window, AAACATGAAAATGCGTATTAACCCAATAATCTGAAACACATCCTATAAAAGCAACTCTTTAGTTTAGAACAATGTGAATTTTGGATCATTGATTTACCTTATTTTAGTCAaggaaaaaattgtgaaaaaattttcaagagcaaGATTCTTGCTGAAAAATTGTCTGGGGGTAGAATAATCAGCATCTAACTCTAAGGGATTTGAACTTAGTCAATCATGGATTTACATTATAATTAAGATCAGATCTCTTCATTTTTTTAGAGGATTTGATTGAAATTTAAATGCTTTGGTGTGTTATAAATGCAAACTTTCGTTTTTTGGTTATCATAAAGCTGTTATTTAACTCCTCCCAAGTTCATATCATGTAGCAGTAGCATATGTTCTGATAAAAACATGTctagaaattaattatatatgtatagttTCCATGCATGATTTAGGGGAGCACTAATCAAAAGTACAAGAAATTACAAAATTTTTCTCTAAACAAAACAATAGTTTTATACTTGGAATTACCAGAAAATAGTTTTCATAAAGCTAACACAAGTTTTTTCGATAAAAAAGCAAACACAAATTAATAGGCCAGATGTATAGGAAATATCTTTCTTTCCATGTCCCTGctcctttttcttttccctcctaaTGGTTTCTATTTAGTGAAATTTCCATTACAGATATAGCCAAACCGAAAGGAAACTTCTTCATTATCCATTAAGAAGTCATACCTGTGAATCTGTATGCGAAATATTACTCTCAGCCGCTGCAATCAGCGCAGCTTGGAGGAACATTACTGCTTCAGGACAAAACTTTCTCGACTGTCTAAATACCTATATTCACGGTAAGCATATTATAAGCAAGCTGCaaatgcaatcatccaaaaacaGAGAAACTTGACATAAAGAAGTGCAATATATCATGCTTGCAACAATAGATGTCCAAAGCAAAGTTTCTAAATCATAACACATGCTAGCTAAATATGAAATTTTCTCATCTCATGGTGCATAGGATGAGACGGGGCAGAGGTAGGTTGAAAGAAATTGGTATTAATAGTGATAATGGTATAGAACTCTAGAGGACAAGTCCTGACTAGAATGATGCAGTGAAAGAGAAACTGCAGAATCAGACAAGTTTGGTATATTTGCTGACTACTTGGCAAAATCTAGGACTTTGGAGTATGTCCTACTGACTAGTTTTGATGGTTTTGGGCAAAAGAAGAAAGATAAACAAACCAGTGGCGCATTGGGGATATCTgccaatatatttgtatatatctcAGCACGTGATTCTTAATAAGGGTTTTGCTGTCATGTAAGTTaagtgattaaaaaaaattaccaagaaaagaaattattagaaaaattatcCCTTATGACAGTTTTTTCCTTTTGTTagcacatcatcatcatcatcattatcatcatcatcatcatcatcattaagaCACATCAAGTTGTCAACATTGCAACAAAACAACTTTTATGATACCAATCAAGCATAGAATAAACTGCATGCCTTAAGTTAGTGTATAGAAATATCCCAAGCATATACTTACACAGAGAAGCATTGAGCATAAGAAAGAGCCAATGGCAATATCCCGACCAGATACTATTTGGCAACGCATGAGATACTCACACATCAATAGAATCGCAGGGGTCATAACTGGATGCCTGAAGTCAGAGCATGGAAATATCATGGACCACAATCGCAAGAGAAATAATGTCTTTGTAGAAGGCCAACTGCTGCTTTCTGCAACAAGAATGGTACTCTTCAAACCGTGTAAAACAGGCATACAACTGTATAGCTCCCGATAAAGGGTAATGGAGAAAATGAACTTATTAAACTGAATTTCATTCTTACCTGGATTCTTGATACTCTCAACAAACTGCTTTCTAATACTCTCTATTCTGCGACGAGCACATATTGCAGCAAAGTATGGTATCTCCATACTCATCTCTATCAATGGTTTCCCTAGCATATTGAGTAACCCAACATTCAAAGGTTTCTTGGTTGCCATAACAGCAAAATACTGCAATAATACCCCATAAAATACCTGAAAAGGGAAGACCTAGGATTATTTCCAACTATATAGTTTGACAAATAATAATCATGAAGCACAACTCTTGACAAATGATATAGATGAAGTTGCAACCTATCACCAAAAGAAAAGGAGTATCTGTCAGGGAAATGTTGCCATAATTTTATTTCCCATACTTATGCAAACTAACTTGAGCAAACATCTTTGATGCAGCAGTTAAAAGGAGGGAAAAGTTAGTTATTTTCCAAGctagataattatttatttatcggATAAAAGAAGAATTTCAATAAGACGAGTAGAAGGATAATAAAAAATTGGAGATAAGAGTTCCCCTATGAAAAGCAAAACATGTAAGGTTTGACAAGAGTTCCCCTATGTAATGCCAATACACTTTTGTAACCGTGAGTTctcttttaatctttttaatttatttttcatatccACAGATATATATTGCCATAGTTATTAAATCTGACCGGGTTGGAGATGAACCAACTGGGTTGAGCACAAGCGAACCAGTTTGTAAACTGAACTGTGTACGTGTAAGCCTTCAAAAACAATTCCAAAATGGCTAGTTTGAGGAATCAAATCTGGTACCTTCATGTTATTCTCCTTTCACATGGTCCTCAACTAATGAGCTATAGTTGAGTTTGTATTTATCGTGtcatatatatgtatatcttCCATTTATTTAGTCTCATATTATatactttataataattttaatattttattttaataaattataataatgccTACTAAATTTAGtgtttaattaaataaatcaaattaatgcCTAAACTATACTAATCTATATTGAATGCTGCATATCCAATCCCAATGCAGTTTGAACCTGGACCAGCATAATTTACAGACAAAGGCACAACCATATCCCCTAGGGAAACAGTGTCGCAACAATCTCAATAGCAATTAATGCATACCATGGTATTTTCTCAAACTTGGTTAATAGCTTTcaagaacaaaattaaattattgcaTGATATAACACATGGAGAGGGATATGATGTAAAACACTATGTATCAAACTATATTAGCtagataattttacttttatcaaAGCATTAGTTTGATTCAAACTGATGATTAAGGATTCCTACAATAATGCAAGAGTATATATGTCCAGTCTAGGCAGTAACTACCAGCAAAAGCATAACATAAATGTAGTAACATATCAGCTACATTTACTCAACAAATGAAGTGTTAACTGATACTAGTAATATTAATACATGTGACATATAAAAAGGGCAACCCGGTGCACAAGCGTCCCGCATTTAACGCAGGGTCCGGGAAAGGGCCGCAACCAAGGTTGTAATGTACGCAGCCTAACCTGATAATTATATCAGTGGCTGTTTCCACGGCTTGAACCCGTGACCTTGAGGTCACGTGGAGACAACTCATCCGCTGCTCCGAGGCTCCCCTTCACATGTGACATATAAtagcaatatataattttaattaaatgttAATATCAGATAAAAGTTCATGCTCTAAGTTGAAAATATATGAGAAAATGCCTTTAGCCAACAAAGTTTCAGAGACAACATCATCAGTGGAACATCACATGTATAAATGCAAAGATATTATCTAGAACTAAAGAGTTGATCAAAGTGAAGGAATTTCATACTTGCATTTTCTTGCGATTTTCCACTGCAAGTGTGATTGGATTGCTTTTCCGAATCCGGTTGATTACTAGGATGGTATCAGAAATAGAGCAATTATCCAGCAGGGAATATAATTCTTCAATGTTCTTGGGGGCTTCAATTATATAAGGTATGTCCAACTCTTTCAACTGTTTTCCTCCAACATCTATTTTTTTGGCTTGTAAAGGATCCTTCATGTCTTTCTTTGAACTCGTACCCACAAAATTTTTCCCATCAACTTCTTCTGAAGttctttctttgctttcttcctcaTTATATTCATCTTCCAGATCTATTCCAATATTATCATCATCACTTTGCTCCCAATCTTTTAAAGAAAGAtccttctcatgatcatcaagaTCCTCATCAGATCCCTCATCAGCACCTTCTGAGCTTCCTAAGTCATCAGAATATTCACCATCACTCTTTTCACTGTCAGAATCTTCCTCATCTTTTCTTTCAAGAATCTCATCAATCCAACCCTTCTTAGCCATAGTTTCTTCATTTGGAGAGAAGGAATCACCAAGATCATCACCAGATAGAGATCTTGGATTCTGTTTAGATGCCTTTTCTGAATCTTCATTGTCTTCATCACTTGAATCTTCAGAAGCAAGCATCCTTTTCTGCCGCTCTTCCTGAAAGGAAGAACAAAGGGACTCATTAGTTTTGTATCAAAACTGAGGATGAACACTAGCCCATTAGTTAATTATCCAAAGCCAAGCCTAGCTTCTCAATTAGGTATGGCATGCTTCTAGGTCTGACATGAACTCAAAAATACCACACAAAATTCatgattgatatttataaattcaGTTATACAACCAAGGACAAATCTCTGTTTTCTTGAACAATTACATAAAAACTCCTTATATCATGTAAGCAATTTTATCCAAAGCACAATAACAAATACTTAAAAGTCAAGTAATTGTACCTCCATTTCCTCTAAATGTTCTCTTTCTTCTTGAGCTATCTCTTCTGGTGTCTTTATCCTATTTGAAGGACGAGCACGCATCTCCAGTCCCATTTGTTTGACAAGTATGTCATACTCATCTGGTTTTTCCTGCCACAAAGGAAAAGAAGTTAAAATAAGAGATAGTTACTAAGACCTAAACAAGACTCTCCTGTGTTAAAAGTACCTGCTCAGAATAATTATTCGGTTTCGTTAGAGAAACTAATGCTTGAGATTGTGACAAAGAAGTGAACTTCCTATCTAATTCGTCAAgcaattcttctttttcttccttttctttcgcTTTTTCAGCCTGCAAAACATTAAAGAGTGAAAGAATAAGTGTACATATATATTAGGAAAACAAACACAAGAGGCTGAATAAAAAAATCCCACACcttaaaatatttgctttttgcaaTAATTTCCTTCATAACCTCCGCATGACTTTTCTTCTTCTGCAGAAAATGTCACCATTAACAAACAATTTC contains:
- the LOC112741950 gene encoding uncharacterized protein isoform X2, which encodes MGKTKKNKKSNKKSGPDAVAMKLKASSKGADNPFESIWSRRKFDVLGQKCKGDTRRIGLARSLAIEKRKKTLLKEYEQSTKSSVFEDKRIGEGDEALDEFGKAILRTQRERQLNMKLSKKSKYHLSDEEDDFDEPNALGLGRDDFEDEMLPDDDGDEAYETKRKSASGLHMQIPTETSVAEGEANKKKSHAEVMKEIIAKSKYFKAEKAKEKEEKEELLDELDRKFTSLSQSQALVSLTKPNNYSEQEKPDEYDILVKQMGLEMRARPSNRIKTPEEIAQEEREHLEEMEEERQKRMLASEDSSDEDNEDSEKASKQNPRSLSGDDLGDSFSPNEETMAKKGWIDEILERKDEEDSDSEKSDGEYSDDLGSSEGADEGSDEDLDDHEKDLSLKDWEQSDDDNIGIDLEDEYNEEESKERTSEEVDGKNFVGTSSKKDMKDPLQAKKIDVGGKQLKELDIPYIIEAPKNIEELYSLLDNCSISDTILVINRIRKSNPITLAVENRKKMQVFYGVLLQYFAVMATKKPLNVGLLNMLGKPLIEMSMEIPYFAAICARRRIESIRKQFVESIKNPESSSWPSTKTLFLLRLWSMIFPCSDFRHPVMTPAILLMCEYLMRCQIVSGRDIAIGSFLCSMLLCVFRQSRKFCPEAVMFLQAALIAAAESNISHTDSQIMDMPEDSSIYSSDNFRASVLVAVVETLQGYVEVYEGLSSFPEIFLPILRILFEISEQKNMPNALREKIKDVTELIKANIDKHHTLRRPLQMRKQKPVPIKLLNPKFEENYVKGRDYDPDRERAEMRKLKRQLKREAKGAARELRKDNYFLLEVKDKERSLQEKERTEKYGRAKAFLQEQEHAFKSGQLGKGRKRKR
- the LOC112741950 gene encoding uncharacterized protein isoform X1 yields the protein MGKTKKNKKSNKKSGPDAVAMKLKASSKGADNPFESIWSRRKFDVLGQKCKGDTRRIGLARSLAIEKRKKTLLKEYEQSTKSSVFEDKRIGEGDEALDEFGKAILRTQRERQLNMKLSKKSKYHLSDEEDDFDEPNALGLGRDDFEDEMLPDDDGDEAYETKRKSASGLHMQIPTETSVAEGEANKKKSHAEVMKEIIAKSKYFKAEKAKEKEEKEELLDELDRKFTSLSQSQALVSLTKPNNYSEQEKPDEYDILVKQMGLEMRARPSNRIKTPEEIAQEEREHLEEMEEERQKRMLASEDSSDEDNEDSEKASKQNPRSLSGDDLGDSFSPNEETMAKKGWIDEILERKDEEDSDSEKSDGEYSDDLGSSEGADEGSDEDLDDHEKDLSLKDWEQSDDDNIGIDLEDEYNEEESKERTSEEVDGKNFVGTSSKKDMKDPLQAKKIDVGGKQLKELDIPYIIEAPKNIEELYSLLDNCSISDTILVINRIRKSNPITLAVENRKKMQVFYGVLLQYFAVMATKKPLNVGLLNMLGKPLIEMSMEIPYFAAICARRRIESIRKQFVESIKNPESSSWPSTKTLFLLRLWSMIFPCSDFRHPVMTPAILLMCEYLMRCQIVSGRDIAIGSFLCSMLLCVFRQSRKFCPEAVMFLQAALIAAAESNISHTDSQAYQPMELKALKPVLCICETVNEISPLNFFQIMDMPEDSSIYSSDNFRASVLVAVVETLQGYVEVYEGLSSFPEIFLPILRILFEISEQKNMPNALREKIKDVTELIKANIDKHHTLRRPLQMRKQKPVPIKLLNPKFEENYVKGRDYDPDRERAEMRKLKRQLKREAKGAARELRKDNYFLLEVKDKERSLQEKERTEKYGRAKAFLQEQEHAFKSGQLGKGRKRKR